The DNA segment AAACCAGTGGTATCGTCTAGCGTAAAGGTTAATTTTATCCATGCCCTGCTGGATAACCACCCATTTTTTTCTACTTATAATCATGCTATGATGATATAATTGGAACCCGTCTTGTATAGCCGCGTTATCGACTTTAGCTGTTAAGCGGCTAATTCTTTTAAGTCGTTTAACATCTGCTTCGCTGAGATTTAAACTCGCTGATATTTTGTCAATTTCATCAGGTACACGCCGGCTTACAATTCCTTTACCCCCAACTACAACTAAGCCATGCTCAGCAGGGTTTAAAAAAGATTTGAGAACCCCTAAGGTAACGGTGGTGGTTCCGCTGCTATGCCAGTCGTAACCTAAAACACAGGCTAGACATTGAAACCAGAACGGGTCTGAAAGCCTTCTTAAAATCTCCTCCTCACCATACTCTAAAACTATTACTGAAAAAACAGCTTTACCTAACTCTATCATTTTAGCGATAAGCCATGGCGGCGCTTTACCTCCATGTAGAGGTAAATTAGCTAAACCACTCCTAAACATAGAACACTCAGCTTAAATCATTTAATAAAGTTAATTCAGCAAGTTAAACAAGATAATCTAAGAATAATAAATTAAAATTTATCTAATAAACTTATAGAGCGGCTGACTTTGATAGCCGCTAAAATTTAAATACTTAAAATAATAGATTTTAAGCTGTTTTTTAAATAAAGTATAAAACTTTTTAGAGAGTTTAGTTAAACAATATTTTCAAAAAATAAAATTCTCGCTATAATCGGTAATTACTTTAAAATTTATAGAGGGAGCTTAGTGGTAACATGGGTATTGGTAGCGATTCTGATATTAGTTAACATATTGCTCGCCTTTCAACGAGTTTCAAACGCATTAGTCGGTTTACTAGGGGCCATCCTAGTGATTGTAGTGGGGTATCTTTCAGGTCTATTCAACTTCATAGGCGCCTTAAGCTTCATCGATTTTAACGCGATATTTCTAATACTAGGCTTATTTATTTTAATCCAAGTTACTAAAGACAATGGACTATTCCAGTTTATTACACTTAAAATAGTTAAAAAAACAGGTGGAAGAGTCTACCCGCTTTATATTTCATTTATTGTATTAACATTTTTATTAGCTGGTTTAGTGGGCAGTATAACCACAATGATGATAGTCGGTTATATAACTATTATAACTAGTTCAACCTGTGATTACGATCCTACACCGTTTCTTATAATTGAATCTTTTATAGCGGATATGGCGGGAACTACACTAGTTAGCGGTTCTGTGTCAATAATAGTCGCCTCCCAGCTACTTGGAATAACATACGCGGAATGGGCGTCGATAGCTTATCCTATGGGATTAGTGTTTTTAGGCTTCTCGATTCTAATAGCGCCTAAACTTCAAAGAAGAAATCTAAAAGCGCAGAAAACTTCTATGGAAGCGTTATATGAATTAGAGTTAATCGATCCTTGGCAAGTAGTGAATAAAAAAAGTATTTTTTATGCAACAGCAGGTGTGCTAGCTTTCACTTTTATAATGTTTTTTCTAAGCAGCTTCATCAATGTCAGTTTAGGATTCATAGCTCTATTATCAGCTTTAATCATGTTAATTATTAATAGAGCGGATTTACAACATGTTTTTCAAAAAACAGACTGGGAGACTCTAATATACATAATCGGTATTTCCATAACTATAGGAGGTGTGAGTGAAAGCGGTATTTTAGACATTCTAGGGAATTCTTTATTTCTTCTAATAGGAGGAAACGCTGTTTTAGGTTTAGTCACGATTCTGTGGGTTATAAGCGCTCTAACAGGGTTCTTAGATAATTTAGCGGTCACGCTCATGTTTATTCCCACCATTAAAATCTTCTCTGCAACTATCCCACTTCTACCTATGGCTTACGCCCTACTACTAGGCGCGGATATAGGCATCACGTTTTTACCATGGGCTACTACATCTGGGTTAATTGCTATGAGTCTGGCAAAAGAAGCGAATGCTAAGATCAAAGTGAAAGACTATGCTAAAGTAGGTTTATTAAACATCTGCTACCTTTCAATTGCAACCCTGCTTTTCACAGGAATAACAATTATATAGTTTTAACTTATTAAAGATGTCTCTAAGGAACGTAAATTTCCAAAATAACTATTAAATAATATGGTATAAATATTTTAAAAGAGGTTTTATAATGAAAACTGAGCGATTAGAGTATAGTAAGAAGCCCTACATTACAACTTTAGGCTCAGCTGTTATCTTCACGTTTATAGGTGTTTTAAGCTTGGTTTTCAATCTACTAGGAATAATGTTTTTAGGCCTAGCTTGGTGGGGGTTCTGGATGTTTATCCCCGCGTTCTTCCTTTATATATCAGCCGCTGAAAGCTATATTAAAAATAAAAGAGCTGAAGAATACGTTGTAAGAATTATTAAGGCATATGATGGAGACATATACTTAGACAAACTCGCCTCTGAATTAAATTTAGCTTATTCAGATGTTAAAGCGATAGTAGTAGATGCGATAAGCAAAGGAAAGATAAAAGCTAGAATAGAGGCATCAACAAGCAAACTTATATTATTAGAATAAAAGGGAAAAGTAAAAATTTGGCCTTAACCTAGATTAGTGCTTTGAATCAGTAAATGAGGCTGGCTGCGAGTGTTCACCCTTATTGTAAATCTGCTTTAACAACATTATAGTTTTCAGCTCATTCCAAGTTGAGAATTTTAAGTGAAATTTAATTTATAATCAGAAAGCAATTTTAGCTGATCTACGTTATTTTTTAAAGATGATCATGAGATTTAAAAATAAGGCTGTAAATATAAGAGCGCCGGCTACATAGAAGGGAGTGTATATTGAAAGCTGATAAGCTAGCCCTGCGATGATGGGTCCAGGTATCCTAGCTATACTGCTAACCGACTCGGAGATACCTAAAGTAGCCCCGCAATATTCAGGACTTGTTTTCTTAGATAGAAAGCTGCATAAAGCCACATCTGCTAAGAATACTCCAATAGATATCACCGTCACAGCTGTCATAAAAACTATAATGCTTGGAAGCAAGGGCATTGTGAAAACACCTATAAATGTTAATAATACTCCAGTTAAAATAATAAACTCGTCTCTAATTTTTTTAGAAACCTTTCCAACTAAGATAAACTGAATAATAAATCCGATCACGCCTATGTAAGCGAAGAAGACCCCGACCGCGGCTTCCCCTAGACCGAAGACATCCCAGCTGTAAAGAGGTAAAACCACAGGCATCGCGGCGAATGCGAACCCCATAGCGAAGACTATACCTAAAGTTAAGCTTATAGTAGAGGATTTAACTATGAGTGTAATATCTTTGATATAAGAGAAAGGTGAAAATTTTTTAAAGCCTGATCCGCCGTTATTATTTAACTTCACAGTTTCAGGTAGAAAAAAATATATGAACAATAGGTTTAAAACCGTCAACACAGTGGCGGTTAAGCCTGGAAGCCAGAACCTCCCGTAAATGTTTACAAAGCCTCCTAAAACAGGACCTAAGATTATGCCGATATTAGACGCTGCGCCTATTTTCCCTATAGAGGATGTTCTAGATTTTTCACCTGTAATATCTGAGATATAAGCATAGGCTATGCTGTATTCGGTGGCCATGCCAGCTATGATTCTCGAAGCCAGAAGCATTATGAAGGATGACGCAAACGTAAAAATAATGAAGCTTATCACGGAGAAAAAAAGAGAGTATAGGAGTATTTTTCTCCGGCCTACTCTATCTGAGAGACGGCCTAGAAAAGGGGCGAAGAAGAATTGCATTAAAGCGAATACGGATACAAGTACTCCTAGTAGTATGGAACTTGCTCCGAATTGCAGCGCGTAAAAAGGAATTAAAGGGATAACTAAACCGTAACCTATCGAATCTACAAGTAAAGTTATAAAAATAACGGTTAGCGGGGATATAAGCCGACCGGTTTGTAAACTAAGCTCCCCTCCTCCAAAACTCAACTTCACCACTAATCCTCTATTTTTTCATCCGAGAATGTTAGTGGAGTTAAAATCAAATTAGACTATTTTTTACTCCAGTATATTACCGGACGCTCACCAACGCAATAAGCGTCGCCTATAACCCCGCTTGACCCATAATATTTTGAGTCAATAGGGGAATAAAGAAAAGGTTTTACCTTCACCCAGTCAATCACACCTTTATCGTTAAGAACATGCTCGTCAGCTTTAACGTCAACTATCTCACCGATAAACATAGTGTGAATTCCAACTTCGTGTGTTTGAATAAGCTTACACTCCGCTACAAGCGGGAATTCTTTGATATAAGGGGCGTCCACTAAAACACTTTTCACAGGTGTTAGATTTGTACTTGAAAATTTATCAACTTCCTTACCTGAAAATATTCCGGTAAAATCTGCCTGCCATAGAAAATCTTGAGAAGGCACGTTAACAGTGAAGGCTTTTTTATTCATGATATTATGGTAGGTGTAGGTTGCTTTTCTAATCGAGATATTTACGCACGGCGGCTTAGAAGAACAGATCCCACCCCAGGCCACAGCCATAATATTAGGTTTGTTCTCAGAGTCGTATGAGCCGATGATCCAAACAGGTGTAGGGATTAGAAACGGCTTAGCGCCGAAAGATTTTTTCATATCGATGCCTCTCGCTTCTTAAATTAGAATATATGCTGCCAATAATATAAAAGTTAATCTTCTAAATTTTCAAAAACCTCTATGAATAAATCCGAGTCAAGCCTCCTCACACTAACTGGGTTTTGAAATTCATTCAAATATTTTTTCGAAATAAGAAAGAATTCCCCGCCATCCTTTTTAAAAACATAAATATTGTAGCCGAATATTATTTTCAACAGAGGGTTAATTGAAAATAAAGGGGTTGAAACATAAATATACGATATAACAGAGTATACGATTATTAAGGCGATAAATGTAGCTGTATCGATGAAGGTTAGAAAAGGTATAATATACGTTACGATGAAAGCTATATATCCGATATCACGCGGCTTATCCACCACAATACCTGTTAATTCGGATGCTACACCCTTAACTTGTAATAGATACTTTAAAATTATTATTAAAATTATTGAAAAAATTATAAGCCCTATTATCGTGAAAAAGTTGAAAACATACCTTAAAATCAAAGCGAAGATTAACGGTAGATAACCTAAAAGGAAGAAAAAATATTTTACAGGCCTAAACAATTTTAACAACCCTATAATTAGCTACTATTTAATTTATTGCATTAAATAAAAAATAATGGCGGATTAATCTTCCTCCTCTTCCTCTCTTTTAAGACCTTTCTTTAAACCTCGACCAGCTGATTTAGCTACATCCCACCCTTTCTTTAAACCTTTACCAACAGCTTCACCCGCCTGTTCAGCTTTCCCTTTCTTCTTCTCCTCTTTACTCATATACACACCTCTAAATTTTATAGCAGTTATATTAAATTATGATAGATTTAAATATAATAAGCTAACCCTTAGAAACCTTATAATAAAAAATGAACTGGTAGTCACCAGGGTTAATAGGTAGGTTAATAAATGAGGGAGCTTTTTATAGATTTCCATTATAATTAAAAGTTTTGAGGCTCACTAAATTGTTAAGGTACGCTTTTAAAAACGCTTTTAGACGGAAGAACATAGCCGCTCTCTCGATAATTGGGATAGCGATAGGTGTTTCTTTGATGACCGCTATGGCGTCTTTAAGCGCTACTATAACCGACCAGACGAATAAATTCGCTCAGCAGAATTTAGATTCCATAACAGTTCAGCAAAAAGGGCAATTAGTTTTTACCAGCCAGATTAATCTAACCGAATTATATAATATCACAATATTAGAGCATATAAAAGCGTATTCTGCTCAAGTGGTAGCTGTAGTTCAATTAGGAACAGGTGTTGTAAACCCGCAGCTAGTAGGGTTAAATGTCGATAATGATACTAGTATAGGCGGGCCCACCTCTAATATTGTTGAAGGCCGTGTTTTCCAAAATGAAAATGAATGTATTATTAGTAAAATGGGAGCGGACTTCCTTAAGTTGAAAATAGGCGATAACCTCACATTGTATACTCCTGACGCTAAACAAGTTAATTTAACTATCACCGGTTTATATGAAACAGGTAGTATAATAACGCAGATGAATATTTATACCTCGCTTACCACAGCCAGACTGTTTAAACCAGGTTTCACAAACCACACTTACAGTGTTCTACTTATAAAAGCAGATAATCCTGCGAATGTGAAGCAGATTAAAAGTGAAATAGAGAGAATCGCGGAGGATGAAGGGTTAAATATTGAAGTGATTCTCTTCGAAGATCAGCTTCAAACAATAAACCAGTATACAGGAACCATAAATATATTAGTGATTTCAATATCTTTGATAGCTGGTATAGCCGGTGGTATGAGCATAGTTGTAGCGATGCTCATGAGTGTTATTGAAAGACTTAAAGAATACGCTACTTTGAAGGCTACAGGCTGGCAGAATACTGATGTAATTAAAGATATCTTATATGAGTCGCTTATTGTAACAGCTGTCGGAGGGTGTGTAGGGTTCGGCATAGGTCTTTTATACTTAGGTCTTGTATCAGCATTCTTTAATATCTCCCTCAACCCTCTTCAACCTGCAGTAATAATTCAAATAATTTTATTTGTGGTGGGGATGGGGGTGCTTGGAGGCGCTTACCCAGCTTACAAGGCTTCTAAAGTTTCACCTGTAGAGATTCTTAGAGGTGCGTAAATTGCAGGATTCAGAGAGTATGAGTAAGATTGAAATCAAATGTGTGAACGTATGTAAAGTGTATAAATTAGGAGTTAACATTGTTAAAGCGCTTGATAATATTAATTTAACTATCATGAAAGGGGATTATATTTCTATAATGGGGCCCTCCGGCAGCGGTAAAACAACACTGCTTAACATAATCGGCGCTTTAGACCACCCTACAAGCGGCCGAGTTTACTTAGACGGTTGCGATATCACAGATCTTCCGGAGAGAAAATTAACTTTTTTCAGAAGGAATAAGATCGGTTTCATCTTTCAAGCCTTTTATTTAATACCCACTTTAACCGCTTTAGACAATGTTTTAACCCCGATAATTCCTAGAGGCATTAAACCAGCAGATCGTGAGAGAGCTCTCACCCTCTTAGAGATGTTAGGCTTAAAAAATAGGGTTAACCATAAGCCGGGGGAGTTGAGCGGAGGTGAGAGGCAGAGAGTTGCAATAGCTAGAGCGCTGGTCTCAGATCCCCCTATCATACTAGGGGATGAGATTACAGGTGAACTTGACTCTAAGACAGGGCAGGAGATAATGGATATTATGGAGAGATTGAACACTGAACTCGATAAAACTATTGTAATTGTGACACATGATGTGAAAGTTGCTCGAAGAGCTAAGATAAATCTTAGGATGGAGGATGGGCGGATTTTTCAAGAGTGAATAGTGTTTATTTTTAAACGTTATATTTTTATACGATGTGCACAATAAAACATATCGATAAATATGGCGGGAAAAAAGCCGCTTCTAGTAGCACTCATAATAATTACAGTGAGCGCGGCAGCAGGTTTGACAGCTCTAGATTATATTCAAATCCAGCAAAGATTAATCGTAGCAACAACCACCAGCCTCTATGAAACAGGGTTATTAACTTATTTAATACCAA comes from the Candidatus Odinarchaeum yellowstonii genome and includes:
- a CDS encoding anion permease translates to MVTWVLVAILILVNILLAFQRVSNALVGLLGAILVIVVGYLSGLFNFIGALSFIDFNAIFLILGLFILIQVTKDNGLFQFITLKIVKKTGGRVYPLYISFIVLTFLLAGLVGSITTMMIVGYITIITSSTCDYDPTPFLIIESFIADMAGTTLVSGSVSIIVASQLLGITYAEWASIAYPMGLVFLGFSILIAPKLQRRNLKAQKTSMEALYELELIDPWQVVNKKSIFYATAGVLAFTFIMFFLSSFINVSLGFIALLSALIMLIINRADLQHVFQKTDWETLIYIIGISITIGGVSESGILDILGNSLFLLIGGNAVLGLVTILWVISALTGFLDNLAVTLMFIPTIKIFSATIPLLPMAYALLLGADIGITFLPWATTSGLIAMSLAKEANAKIKVKDYAKVGLLNICYLSIATLLFTGITII
- a CDS encoding PCI domain-containing protein, coding for MKTERLEYSKKPYITTLGSAVIFTFIGVLSLVFNLLGIMFLGLAWWGFWMFIPAFFLYISAAESYIKNKRAEEYVVRIIKAYDGDIYLDKLASELNLAYSDVKAIVVDAISKGKIKARIEASTSKLILLE
- a CDS encoding MFS transporter, producing MKLSFGGGELSLQTGRLISPLTVIFITLLVDSIGYGLVIPLIPFYALQFGASSILLGVLVSVFALMQFFFAPFLGRLSDRVGRRKILLYSLFFSVISFIIFTFASSFIMLLASRIIAGMATEYSIAYAYISDITGEKSRTSSIGKIGAASNIGIILGPVLGGFVNIYGRFWLPGLTATVLTVLNLLFIYFFLPETVKLNNNGGSGFKKFSPFSYIKDITLIVKSSTISLTLGIVFAMGFAFAAMPVVLPLYSWDVFGLGEAAVGVFFAYIGVIGFIIQFILVGKVSKKIRDEFIILTGVLLTFIGVFTMPLLPSIIVFMTAVTVISIGVFLADVALCSFLSKKTSPEYCGATLGISESVSSIARIPGPIIAGLAYQLSIYTPFYVAGALIFTALFLNLMIIFKK
- a CDS encoding flavin reductase family protein — encoded protein: MKKSFGAKPFLIPTPVWIIGSYDSENKPNIMAVAWGGICSSKPPCVNISIRKATYTYHNIMNKKAFTVNVPSQDFLWQADFTGIFSGKEVDKFSSTNLTPVKSVLVDAPYIKEFPLVAECKLIQTHEVGIHTMFIGEIVDVKADEHVLNDKGVIDWVKVKPFLYSPIDSKYYGSSGVIGDAYCVGERPVIYWSKK
- a CDS encoding ABC transporter permease; translation: MLRYAFKNAFRRKNIAALSIIGIAIGVSLMTAMASLSATITDQTNKFAQQNLDSITVQQKGQLVFTSQINLTELYNITILEHIKAYSAQVVAVVQLGTGVVNPQLVGLNVDNDTSIGGPTSNIVEGRVFQNENECIISKMGADFLKLKIGDNLTLYTPDAKQVNLTITGLYETGSIITQMNIYTSLTTARLFKPGFTNHTYSVLLIKADNPANVKQIKSEIERIAEDEGLNIEVILFEDQLQTINQYTGTINILVISISLIAGIAGGMSIVVAMLMSVIERLKEYATLKATGWQNTDVIKDILYESLIVTAVGGCVGFGIGLLYLGLVSAFFNISLNPLQPAVIIQIILFVVGMGVLGGAYPAYKASKVSPVEILRGA
- a CDS encoding ABC transporter ATP-binding protein, with product MSKIEIKCVNVCKVYKLGVNIVKALDNINLTIMKGDYISIMGPSGSGKTTLLNIIGALDHPTSGRVYLDGCDITDLPERKLTFFRRNKIGFIFQAFYLIPTLTALDNVLTPIIPRGIKPADRERALTLLEMLGLKNRVNHKPGELSGGERQRVAIARALVSDPPIILGDEITGELDSKTGQEIMDIMERLNTELDKTIVIVTHDVKVARRAKINLRMEDGRIFQE